The following is a genomic window from Longimicrobium sp..
TTGAACATCCAGATGGTGTCGTCGCCGCCGGGGATGTACTCCTGCAGCATCAGGTTGGGCTCCCGCGGGTCCTCCAGCGCCTTGTACCGCTCGCGCAGCTCCGCCGCGTCGCGGACGATCGCCATCTTCACCCCCGTGCGCGCCTGCAGCCGGAGTCCGTCGATCCCCTTGAGCATCACGGGGAACGCCGCCGAGGCCGCGAACGCCTCCACGTCCGCCGCGCACTGGGGGAAGACGGTCTCGGGGGTGGGGACGTCGAGCCGGCGGCAGAGGTGGTAGAGCGCGCGCTTGTCGCAGAGCGCCCGCACCAGTTCCGGCGGGTTGCGCTGGAAGAGGTAGCGCCCGGAGAGCTCGTCCGCGTGCTCGGCCACCAGGAGCGCCGCGTCGTCGGAGGTGGGGACCAGGATCGAGCGCTCCGCCGGTGCGGAGCGCAGCAGGAAGTCGACGGTGGCGCGCGGGTCGGAGCGGGCGACGCTCCACACCGCGCGGCCGCGGCAGTAGCGCGAGGCGAACGCCGGCGCGCGCGGGTCGCCGTCGATCCCGTGCACGGCCACGCCCCAGCGCCCCAGGCTCCGCGCGATCCCCAGCCCGCCGTGGTGGAACCCCAGCACCACCACCGGCACCGACGCATCGACTCCCTTCATCCGCTCGATCCGTTCGAGAGAAGAAATCTGCCGAGCTTGAACGGCGAAACTGCAAACGGCAACTACAGGGTTTGGGCGTGTCCCCCGTGCCGGGTGCCGGGCTGCGCGCGCGGTAATGCAGCAAACAACGCTGCCTAACCGCGCCGGGCCCCGGTCGTGCCAAACCCCGGCACGCCCGTGTCCCGGCCCTCCGGGCGCGCATCCCTCACGCGGGTCTCTGGCGGACCTCGAACCCACCGTAGGGGCGAGGCATGCCTCGCCCGCGCCAGCCCACGCCCGCGTTAACGGCCCCCGGCGATCCGAGGCCTGCCTCCGCGATGTGTTTCGTAGGGGCGAGCATGCGAGTCCGTGCGGAGGCGGCCCGTGCACAGGCCCCGCCTCTCGCGCATGGACTGGCGTCCGCCGGTCGAGGCATGCCTCGCCCCTACGAATGGGTTCGATCTCGCCCCGTCATGTCCACCCTCTCCCGAAGTTGGGAGAGGGTTGCCGCTCTAAGGCGGCGGGTGAGGGCCCCCCGCGCGGCGCCGAAGCTCGCCCCGCACGGACAAACCTCGCCCGGCAACCGCCCACGGAACGGGGGAGGTGGCGAGCCTTAGCGAGCCGGAGGGGGCTACGCCGCCGCCTCCTCCCGCTCCGTCACCGCCTCGACCCCGAACACGCGCTCGCCGGTGATCGCCCGGCGCACCACCACCTCGCCGTCCTCCACCGCGAAGACGTGGTGCAGGTCGTTGACGTGCGCCAGGACGAAGTCCAGGTCGCGCAGCTGTCCGCTCCGGCGCAGGTAGTCCACGCTGCGGCTCTCGTCCTTCCAGCCGTCCACCGGCGCGCCGCGCCAGCGCGCCAGCAGGTGCCGCGTGAAGTCGTTCTCCGGCGCGAAGCCGGCGCGCACCAGCCCCTCGGCCACCAGGGCGCAGCAGCGCTGGTCCTCCTCGCGGAACTCGCCGCGCGTGCCGGCGCCCACCACGGCCACGCGCGGGTAGCGGGCGGCCAGGTGCGCCACCAGCGCCCCGTAGTTGCGCAAGGACCCCAGGTAGAGCACGTCGCCGCCCGCCGCGTTGTGCACCAGCTGCGTCCCCGACGACGACAGCAGCACCAGCGGCCGCTCGGGCTCGCCCAGCACGGCCACCTGGGCCGGGCTGTTGGTGAGGTCGAAGCCGAACGGCATGTTCCCCCCCAGCTCGCCGCAGAGGAGCGGCCGCTCCAGCAGCGCCGCCACCGCGGCGGCCGCGTCCAGCGTCGGCACCGGGAAGCAGCGCCGCCCGGCGGCCGCGGCGGTCACCGCCGTGGTGGTGGCGCGGATCACGTCGACCGCCACCACCGCCCAGCCGCGGCCGTAGCGGAGCGCGCTCTCGGGGAGGAAGTCCACCACCACCGTGCGGCTCATACCGCCACCTCCTCGCGGATCCCGGCGAAGGGCACCACCGGCGAGGGCGGGCGGAGGTTCGGCTTCTGGAAGGCGTCGGAGTGCAGCCCGCGGCGGTAGATCTCCACCCGCAGCACCTCCTCCAGCCGCACGTTGCACAGGTGCACCCGCGGGCCGAAGTGGTCCAGCAGCGCGAACTGGCTGGGCTTGTTGGGCGCCTCGAAGACCAGCTGGTCCAGCCCGAAGGCGTCGGCGAAGCGGTCCGCGAACGCCGGGTTGAAGGCGCCCTCGTCGTCGAAGAGCCCCACCCCGCGCGCGCTCTCCCGCGCCTCCACCACCAGGAAGAGCGCGCCCGCGTCCAGCCAGCTCCGCCCCTGCTCGATCAGCCCGTCCACCACGTCGTCGGTGAAGGCGCCGCCGTGCTTCTTCCCCAGCTCGAACTGCGCGCGCATCCCCCGCTCCTCGATCATCCGCGTCACGGCGCGCGGGGCCAGCGGGAGGTCGGTGAAGCCCTCGCCGCACTCGATGCGGTCGAAGCCCAGGTCGGCGCAGAGGTCCAGGTACTCGGCGAGCGCGCCCTGCTGCACCGCGATCTCGAACGGGCCGCCGCCGGTGACGGTGGGCACCCCGAAGCGCCGGGCCGCGGCGATCTTTCGCCGCGTGGCGTCCTCGTCGGCGATCAGCCAGCACGCCATCGACACCTTGAGCTGCGACATCAGGTGGTGGCTCTGCGCCAGGTGCTGCTCGGTGGTGCCGGGGTCGTAGCCGGGGTCGAAGGGCGAGAGCGCGGGCGGCAGCCGGCGCACGCCGATCCGGGCCAGGTAGTCGGCGGTGTGCAGCCGTCCGGCGGACGGCGCGTCGTCACGGAAGGGCATGGCCTGCATCCTTTCGGCGAGGCGGACACGGGCGCTGAACTGCGGTGCGAAGTGCGAGGTGCGAAGTGCGAAGTGCGTAGCCGCTGGCCTCCGGCGTCACGGCGTGCGACGGAGGCGGCAGGTCGTCGGCGTCCAGCAGGCGGCGCAGGACGCGCACGGCGACGGGGTGCGTCCGCCGCTCGTCGTCGGTGTGGTAGTGGTGGTGGATCCCCGGCGTGGTGTTGATCTCGATGAGCGCCCCGCCGCTCTCCTCCAGCGAGCGGCCCGGGTCGAGCGTGACCACGTCCACCCCCGCGAAGCGGCTCCCCAGGCGACGGACGACGTCGGCCAGCGAGCGTGCCAGGGCCGGGTGGACGAGCGAGGTGATCGTCTCGTCGTAGACGGTGCGCAGCTCGCGCGCGGAGCCGGCGACGGCGGGGATGCCGCGCACCACCACCTCGCGCCCGGCGGCGGGGACGGCGTCGGCCGAGAGCCCCTGCGCGGTGAGCGCGGCGTCCGACGCGGGATCGGCGAGGACGCGGGCGAGCCCCGCGCGCCCGGCCAGGGTGCGGATCGTGGACGCACCGTCACCCGTCACCCGCGCGCCGCGGCGGCGGACGGCGTGGACCAGCTCGCCGTCCAGGTACAGCAGCCGGCAGCTCTCGCCGGGGACCATCCGCTCCAGCAGGATGTCGGGGCAGAAGAGCGAGGCGAGCACGGCCGCGTCCTCCACCTGCCGCGCGGTGCGGACGCCGGTCGTCACCCCCAGGCCGGACGAGGAGCCGCGCGCGGGCTTCACCACCCACAGCCCGCCGGCGCGCTCGACGTGCGCCCGCGCCTCGCGCACGCTCGCCAGGCGGAAGACGCGGTGCTCGGGGACGGGGACGCCGGCGCCCTCGGCCAGCCCCAGGCAGAGCGCCTTGTCGCCCGCCACGCGCAGGGTGACCGGGTCGTCGGCCTCCACCACGTAGTTGGCGATGCGGGTGCGGCGGCCGTCCAGGCGCGCCTCCCACAGCCCCGGCGCCAGCTCGCCGAAGTCGGCGCCGATGAGGCGCGCCGCCGCCTCCCAGTAGCCGCGGTACTCGTCGACGCGCCGGTCGACGTAGACGGTGCGGGCCGGCCCCAGCAGGCCGCGCCCCTCCCGCGCCAGGCGCGCGGCGATGCGCTTCGCGCGCAGGCGGGGGCTCAGGCGCTCGCCCATCGCGCCCCTCCCGCCGGCTCGGCGAAGACGAAGTAGAGGGTGTTCCCCCCCACCTTCCGCGCGCCCTCCCACCTGCGGTGGACCACCCGGCCGCCCGCGCGCTCCACCATCGCGTCCAGGTTGTGGATCAGCGACCGGTCGCTCTCGCGGGGGACGGAAGCCGGGAGCCGCGCGTTGTCGGCCTCCGGGTGCGCCAGGCCGGCCAGGGCGAGCAGGCCGCCCGTGCGCTCCAGCATCGCGCGGACGACCTCGGCCGCCTCGGGCTCGCGCAGGTACATCAGCACGCCGGCGCAGAGGACCACGTCGTAGCGGCGGTCGCCCACCAGGCGCGGCAGGTCGGCCATGTCGCCGCGCAGCAGCCGCGCGCGCGAGCCCTCGCGGGAGAGCACCTCGGCACCGCGCGCCACGGCGTAGCCGTCGATGTCGATCCCCTCCAGCACCTCGGCCGCGGGGAAGAGCTCCAGCTCCAGGTACCGCAGCAGGTAGCCCATCGAGCAGCCGACCTCGAGCACCGAGCGCACGTCCTGCCCGGGGTCCGCGCCGCGCTCCCGCAGCGCGCGGGCGAGGTCGTCGAAGAGGAGGAGGCGGGACAGCTGGACGCGCTCCGCCCCGAAGCGCTGGCCGGGCTCGTAGGTCTCGGCGTAGCCCAGGTGGTTCGCCCAGAGGAAGCGGTGGTAGCCGCTCACGTCGCGCTCGGCCAGGTCGCGCACCATCTCCACGCTCCACCAGTGGCGCTGGGCCAGCCAGTGCTGCCGCCCGATCCACGCCGCCAGCCGCTTGCGCGCGGAGAGCGGCACCACGGCGCGCAGCAGGTGCTTGGCGTCGCGGCGCAGGCGCGAGGGGGCCGGGGTGGGCGCGGGCATCCGTTCGAGAGTGCGAAGTGCGAGGTGCGAAGTGCGGGTCCGGGTGGAGCGCCCGGCGCGCCGCGGCGCACCCTCATCCGGCACGCGCGCCGGGCGGCTCGGCGGGGGGAAAGGCAAGGGGGGGACCGGATGGCGATGATCCGCAGACCCCGCGGAAACACGCGGCCTGGCGCGCTCTACGTCGTTCCCTGGCCGATCGCGGGGGCCGCGTCCCGGCGTGTCGCCCGCCGACAGGTGTTGCGCCCGTTCCACACGCCGTCGCGCGTTCTCCGCGGTGGCACGGAGGCGCGCGCGGCGGGCGGAATCCCTGTCCCCCGGCGGGGAATCGCGGGGTCGCGCGTAGGCAGGCGGGACGGGGGCTGCGCGGAGGAGGGGAGGGTGGGGGAGGGTGTGGAGCTTGCCGAAACGGGCGTCGGCTTCCGGTGGCGCGCATCCCCGTCCGCGCCCGATCCCGCCCGATCACCCGACCCGATGCGGCAGACCGTCCGTTCGCTCCTCCAGGCCGCCGCGCTCGCCGCGCTCCTCCCGTTCCTCGCGCTGCACGGGATGGTGGGCGTCGCGCGCGCCGTCTTCAGCGGACGGCGGCGGGTGGAGGACACGGGCGAGCTGTACCTGGTCGTCCCCTATCCGCCGGGGGAGAAGAGCGGGGGGAGCACGGCGATCAAGGGGCTGGTGGAGACGCTGGGGCGCGGCTGGCAGCTGCATCTCGTCCCGCTCTACGAGCTGAAGCCCAGCGGCGGCCGCGTCCGCGGGCTGCTGAGCGACTGGCTGACGTTCGCGCTGCCGATGCCGGTGCACTGCCGGCCGTTCATCGTCTCGCCGTCCACGGTGCGGGAGCGGATCGGCGGGCCGCACCCGGTGGTGGTCGAGTTCCTCTCCGGCTCGCTCTTCCTCGTCTTCGGGGGGCGGCCGCGGAACGCGCTGGTGCTGCGCGAGCACGAGCCGCTCTGCCGCCGCCTGGCGATGGAGACGCGCGCGGCGCGCGGGCTGGGGCGCGCCGTGCCGGCGCTCAAGACGGCGGCGGCCTGGCTGGTGATGTTCGGCGTCTACCTGAAGGTGGACCGCGTCGTCGCGCTGACGCCCGAGGACGCGGCGTACGTCCGGCGCGCCTTCCCCTGGTTCGCGCGCAAGATCACCGACATCCCCGTCTCCTTCGACCTTCCCGAGGCCGCTCCCGGTCCTGCGTCGGAAGGGACGGCGCGGGAGATGCTGTTCGTCGGCAACTTCTACCACCGTCCCAACGTGGACGCGCTGCGCTGGTTCCTGGCCGAGTGCGCGCGCCACCTGGACCGCAGCTGGACGCTGCACGTCTGCGGGCTGGACGAGCCGCTGTCCGGAGTCGTGCTCCCCGCGTCTCCCGTCCAGGTGGTGCGCCACGGCTTCGTCGTGGACGTGGAGGACCGGTTCGCGCACGTCCGCATCGCCGTGGCGCCGGTGGTCTCGGGCGGGGGCGTGCGGATGAAGAACCTCTTCCTGGCCTCGCGCGGGAGGGCGGTGGTCACCACCCCGCTCGGCAACGAGGGGATCGGCTTCGTCCCCGGCGCCGAGGCCGTGGTCACGGAGGACGGGCGGGAGATGGCGCGCGAGATCGCCCGACTGGCCGCCGACCCCGACGCCGCGGCCGTGATGGGCCGCCGCGCCCGCGAGCGCGTGCGCTCCGGCTTCGGCCACGACGCCGTCCTGGCCCGCTACCGCGCCGAGGTCTTCAGGAGACGGGAGACGCCGCCCGCCGCTGCGCCCGTCTCCGATCCCGTCCCCGCCGCGCACTAACGCACCAACGCACTAACGCACTAACGCACTCACGCACTCAATGCCTGCCCTCCAGCGCCTCACCAGCCCGGCGATCCTCTTCTACTCGGCGCGCCTGCCGGACCACCCGGGGGAAGTGGCGCGTGGTCGACGCGCTGCTGCGCACCTCGCGGCTCGACGAGCTGCACCGCGGGCGCGAGTACGTGGCGCGCCGCCGCGGCCTGGCCTGGAAGCTCGACACCGGCTGCTGGGTGCAGCGCACCGTGTCTACCGCGGCGAGTGGGACGACGACGAGGTGCGGCTGGTGCTCTCGCGCCTGCCGGAGGGCGGCGTCTTCCTGGACGTGGGCGCCTACTTCGGCTGGTACTCGCTGGTGGTGGCGCGGGAGCGCAGGAACACGCGCGTGCTGGCCTTCGAGCCGGTGCCGGCGAGCTGGGCGCGGCTGGAGGAGAACCGGCGGCGGAACGGCCTCGAGAACGTCCGCGCCGTCCGCGCCGCGCTGGGCGCGGAGGAGATGGAGCTTCCCCCCGCGGCGAACGGCGGCTCCGCGCACCTGGCGCGGCCCGAGCTGGAGCGCGGCTACGTCAACCTCTTCTGCCGCGCCCGCGGCCGGGCGGCGGCATGAGCGATCCGACGGCCGGGGTCCGGGAAGGTGAGGAGCCGGACCCGCTGGCGCTCGAGGACTACAAGCTGAAGCTCGGCTACCTCACGGCGGAGTTCGACCGGCTGTGGACGCGCTTCAACTTCCTGCTGTCGCTGGAGACGGCGCTGTTCGGCTTCCTGGGCGTGGCCGTGCTCGAGCACGCCTGGTGGCACGCCGCGCTGATCCCCATCCTGCTGGGGGTGGCCGTTTCCGGCCTCTGGTACGTGGTGGGGGCCCAGGACCGGGCGCTGGTGGAGGAGTACCGGACGCGCGCCGACCGAGCCGCCGACCGCGTCGCCCGGGCTCCGGGGCGGGGCTGGTTCGCCGAGGAGCACCCCGCCCGGGGGGTGGGAGACGTCACGCACGACCGCTTCTCCTGGTACCGCCAGGCGACGAGCGTCACGCGGCTCCCCGCGCTGGTGGGCTTCGCGCTCCTGTGCCTGTGGGCCCTGCTGCTGGCCGCCTGGATCGTCGCCCTGGCGGCCGGCCTGATGCCCGGGCCCGCGCCGCCCGCGGCCCCCTGAGAGGGTGTTTGCAAGCTCCACCACCAACGCCGTCATCCTGAGGCCCGATCACGCCGGAACCAGCATCCACCCCGAACGACGGCAGGGCCGAAGGATCTACTTACCCTGGCAGGTGGGCTGGGCGCGGTAGCGGCACGGATGCCGGCTCGCCCATCCTTCACGGTCGACCGGACCCGGTCGCAGAGGAAGATGCGCATCGTCTACGTGTGGGACGCGGACTACCCCTGGGACGTCCGTACCGAGAAGGTCTGCCTGGCGCTCGCGGACGCGGGGCACGAGGTGCACATCGCCGCGCGCAACCGGCAGTGGCGGCCGCTGCGCGAGCGACTGCCCGAGGGCGAGGTGCACCGCATGCCGCCCTGGCGCTGGGCCGGGCGGCGGCTGGACGGCGCGCTCTCCTTCCCCGCCTTCCTCAGCCCGCGCTGGATCGCCCACCTGGACCGCGTGGTGCGCGAGGCGCGCCCCGACGTGGTGATCGCGCGCGACCTGCCGCTCTGCCCCACGGCCATCCGGGCGGCGCGAAAGGCGGGCGCGGCGGTGGTCTTCGACATGGCCGAGAACTACCCCGAGCGGCTGCGCGACATCCGGGCGATCGGGCGGCAGCGCGGGTGGGACTTCCTGGTGCGCAACCCGGCGGCGGCCGAGGCGGTCGAGCGCTGGTGCCTGCCCAGGGTGGACCGCGTGCTGGCGGTGGTGGAGGAGTCGGCCGGGCGGGTGGTGCGGATGGGGGTGCCCGCCGCGCGCGTGGCGGTGGTCTCCAACACGCCGCCGGCCGCGCGCGCCCGCGAGACCCCGCCGCGCGAGCCGCGCGGCGCGGGCGAGCCGCTCGGCCTGGTCTACCTGGGGCTGATGGAGGTCCCCCGCGGCCTCGCCGACCTGCTGCGCGCCGTGGCCCTGCTGCGCGGCCGCGGGGTGGAGGTGCGGCTGCGGCTGATCGGGCGCGGGCGCGACCTCCCCGTCCTGCAGGCGCTGGCCGGCGAGCTGGGGCTCGAGCCGCCGTGGGTGGAGTTCGCCGGGTGGGTCCCCGGCCACGCCGACGCCCTGGCCCGGGTGGCGGCCGCCGACGTGGCGGTGATGCCGCACCACGCCACCGAGGCGTGGAACACCACGATCTCCAACAAGACCTTCGACTTCATGGCGGCCGGGCTCCCCGTGGTCTCCTCCGACGCGGCCCCGGCGGCGCGCATCCTCCGCGAGACGGGCGCGGGGGTGGTGGTCCCCTCGCGCGACCCCGCGGCGCTGGCCGCGGCGATCGAGCGCCTGCGCGACCCCGCGCTGCGCGAGGCGCTGGGCCAGGCCGGGCGGCGGGCGGTGCTCTCCACCTACAACTGGGAGGCCGACGCGGCGGAGCTGCTCAGGGTGGTCGAGTCGGCCGCCGCGGAGCGGGCGGACGCGGCGCGCGGCCCGCTCCCCGCCGAGCTCGAAGCCGAGGCGGCCCCCGCCCCGGCGCGCTGAGGCCCGCCGCCCAGGCCGCCGAGCGCGAAGAGCACCCCGCCCGCCGCGCCCACCAGGAGGAAGGCCAGGAAGTAGGCCAGGCTGAACGCCACCGCGTCGGCCGCCGAGACGCCGTACGGGGCCAGCAGCAGCACCCACGCCCCCTCGCGCACGCCGATCCCCGACACCGTCACCGGCAGCATGGCCGCGATGCTGACGAAGGGGACGAAGACGAGCATCTCCTCGGGCCGCACGGGGAGCCGGAGCCCCAGCGCCAGCGCCGCCCACCCGGCCACGTACGCCCCCTGCACCAGCGCCGAGACGGCGAGCGCCGCCGCGAACGCCCCCGGCCGCGCCGCGAAGTGCGTCCACAGCGCCGCCGCCTCGCCCGCTACCCGCCGCACGCGCGGGCTGCGCCGCAGGAGCCGGATCCCGACCGCCGCCAGCGCGACGAGCGCGATCCCGCCGGCGACGAGCTGCGCGGCCGTCGGCGTCCACCCCAGGCTCGCGCGGCCGGCGGAGGCGCGGAAGACGCCCGGCGCGAGCACGCCGCCGAGGGTGAGCAGGGCGAACATCGCCACCAGCCCCAGGAACCGCTCGAAGACCACGCTGGAGACGGCCCACGCCGGCCGCCGCGCCCCGCGCGAGACCGCCACCGCGCGCACCGCGTCGCCGCCGACGGAGGTGGGGAGGAAGAGGCTGAAGAACTGGCCGACCAGGTAGAGCCGGAGCAGCCGCCCGAGCGGCGCCGCGTCGTCGGGACCCAGCACCAGCCGCCAGCGCAGCGCGCTCAGGGCCTGCGCCAGGACGACGAGCGCGAGGGTGGCGGCGGCACCGGCGGCGGCGCGCGCATCCCAGCGCACGGTGAGGGTGGCGAAGTCCACCCGGCTGGCCACGAAGGCCAGCAGCAGGACGCCCGCGCCGATGCGCAGGAACAGGCCAGGTGTTGCGCGCGCGCCACGCCGGGCGGGGGTGTCGGTCACGGGGAGATCGGGGTGGAATGCGAGTGATGACGGGGCTCGGCGCCGGACGGCGTGGCGGCGCGGGGTTCGCACTCGTCCCGGCCGCGCCCGCGCCGAAGCAAGCTCCGCGCGTGCCAGGTGCCGTGTCTTCACGGGCGGCATCCGTCCAGGCGGTTGAAACCGCGGCTACGACGACAGGAAGTCCGCCTGCGCGGACTAGCGGGCTGCGCCCGCGCGCTTCGCGCCCGAGACCGGCCTGCCGGCGCCGAGGGCGGCCTCCGCGCCGAACCTCGCCTGGCGGCCGGGAGCCCGCCTCGCAGCCTCGCGCAGTTTGCGAGGCTTCCTGCGGTCGTTGCCGCGGCTTCAGCCGCCCCTCGCGAGAGCCGCCGAACCCGATCCGACACGTCCCGACGCGATGCATCCACCCGAGCTGCTGACTCCGCCGCGCCGTCCGCTCCCCCCGGGGCGCCGCCTGCTGCTCATCAGCCACCACTTCCCCCCCGGGCAGGCCACGGGCGCGCTGCGCTGGCAGAAGCTCGCGAGCCACGCCGCCGAGCGCGGGTGGGGGATCGACGCTATCACGGTCCACCCCGACTCCCTCGCCTCGGCCGACTTCACCCGCCTGGCCG
Proteins encoded in this region:
- a CDS encoding 2-phosphosulfolactate phosphatase; amino-acid sequence: MSRTVVVDFLPESALRYGRGWAVVAVDVIRATTTAVTAAAAGRRCFPVPTLDAAAAVAALLERPLLCGELGGNMPFGFDLTNSPAQVAVLGEPERPLVLLSSSGTQLVHNAAGGDVLYLGSLRNYGALVAHLAARYPRVAVVGAGTRGEFREEDQRCCALVAEGLVRAGFAPENDFTRHLLARWRGAPVDGWKDESRSVDYLRRSGQLRDLDFVLAHVNDLHHVFAVEDGEVVVRRAITGERVFGVEAVTEREEAAA
- a CDS encoding phosphosulfolactate synthase; this translates as MPFRDDAPSAGRLHTADYLARIGVRRLPPALSPFDPGYDPGTTEQHLAQSHHLMSQLKVSMACWLIADEDATRRKIAAARRFGVPTVTGGGPFEIAVQQGALAEYLDLCADLGFDRIECGEGFTDLPLAPRAVTRMIEERGMRAQFELGKKHGGAFTDDVVDGLIEQGRSWLDAGALFLVVEARESARGVGLFDDEGAFNPAFADRFADAFGLDQLVFEAPNKPSQFALLDHFGPRVHLCNVRLEEVLRVEIYRRGLHSDAFQKPNLRPPSPVVPFAGIREEVAV
- a CDS encoding class I SAM-dependent methyltransferase, translating into MPAPTPAPSRLRRDAKHLLRAVVPLSARKRLAAWIGRQHWLAQRHWWSVEMVRDLAERDVSGYHRFLWANHLGYAETYEPGQRFGAERVQLSRLLLFDDLARALRERGADPGQDVRSVLEVGCSMGYLLRYLELELFPAAEVLEGIDIDGYAVARGAEVLSREGSRARLLRGDMADLPRLVGDRRYDVVLCAGVLMYLREPEAAEVVRAMLERTGGLLALAGLAHPEADNARLPASVPRESDRSLIHNLDAMVERAGGRVVHRRWEGARKVGGNTLYFVFAEPAGGARWASA
- a CDS encoding glycosyltransferase family 4 protein; protein product: MRQTVRSLLQAAALAALLPFLALHGMVGVARAVFSGRRRVEDTGELYLVVPYPPGEKSGGSTAIKGLVETLGRGWQLHLVPLYELKPSGGRVRGLLSDWLTFALPMPVHCRPFIVSPSTVRERIGGPHPVVVEFLSGSLFLVFGGRPRNALVLREHEPLCRRLAMETRAARGLGRAVPALKTAAAWLVMFGVYLKVDRVVALTPEDAAYVRRAFPWFARKITDIPVSFDLPEAAPGPASEGTAREMLFVGNFYHRPNVDALRWFLAECARHLDRSWTLHVCGLDEPLSGVVLPASPVQVVRHGFVVDVEDRFAHVRIAVAPVVSGGGVRMKNLFLASRGRAVVTTPLGNEGIGFVPGAEAVVTEDGREMAREIARLAADPDAAAVMGRRARERVRSGFGHDAVLARYRAEVFRRRETPPAAAPVSDPVPAAH
- a CDS encoding FkbM family methyltransferase, translated to MPALQRLTSPAILFYSARLPDHPGEVARGRRAAAHLAARRAAPRARVRGAPPRPGLEARHRLLGAAHRVYRGEWDDDEVRLVLSRLPEGGVFLDVGAYFGWYSLVVARERRNTRVLAFEPVPASWARLEENRRRNGLENVRAVRAALGAEEMELPPAANGGSAHLARPELERGYVNLFCRARGRAAA
- a CDS encoding glycosyltransferase family 4 protein yields the protein MRIVYVWDADYPWDVRTEKVCLALADAGHEVHIAARNRQWRPLRERLPEGEVHRMPPWRWAGRRLDGALSFPAFLSPRWIAHLDRVVREARPDVVIARDLPLCPTAIRAARKAGAAVVFDMAENYPERLRDIRAIGRQRGWDFLVRNPAAAEAVERWCLPRVDRVLAVVEESAGRVVRMGVPAARVAVVSNTPPAARARETPPREPRGAGEPLGLVYLGLMEVPRGLADLLRAVALLRGRGVEVRLRLIGRGRDLPVLQALAGELGLEPPWVEFAGWVPGHADALARVAAADVAVMPHHATEAWNTTISNKTFDFMAAGLPVVSSDAAPAARILRETGAGVVVPSRDPAALAAAIERLRDPALREALGQAGRRAVLSTYNWEADAAELLRVVESAAAERADAARGPLPAELEAEAAPAPAR